One genomic segment of Arthrobacter sp. zg-Y1110 includes these proteins:
- a CDS encoding sorbosone dehydrogenase family protein — MRTAATVAVAVAVLTGCTEDGGPGPETPISVSPEPSVEILKSDPEVLATGLDAPWSLAFHEGIPLVSERDSARILELDAGGIAREAGTIEGAGGRGEGGLLGIAVQDGYLYTYFTGDGGNRIERRSITGEPGSLALDEAETILDSIPSGPVHNGGRIAFGPDGMLYATTGDAGNRDSAQDRESLSGKILRMNPDGSVPEDNPFPGTLGYSYGHRNPQGIAWDNDGVLYASEFGQNTWDELNVIEAGGNYGWPEVEGIAGEEGFIDPVQQWTPGEASPSGIAVADGTLYIANLRGERLRQVPLDNLGASAEQLAGEYGRLRDVVNAPDGSVWILTNNTDGRGRPGQDDDRVLRLDTD, encoded by the coding sequence ATGAGGACTGCGGCAACTGTCGCCGTCGCGGTGGCTGTGCTGACCGGATGCACCGAAGACGGCGGACCGGGACCGGAGACGCCGATTTCCGTTTCGCCCGAACCGTCCGTGGAGATACTTAAAAGCGATCCGGAAGTTCTCGCCACCGGTCTCGACGCCCCGTGGTCCCTCGCGTTCCACGAGGGCATCCCGCTGGTCAGTGAGCGGGACTCCGCCCGCATCCTGGAGCTCGACGCCGGCGGTATAGCCCGCGAGGCCGGCACCATCGAGGGCGCCGGAGGCAGGGGAGAGGGCGGACTTCTCGGTATCGCCGTCCAGGACGGGTACCTGTATACCTATTTCACCGGGGACGGCGGGAACCGGATCGAACGCCGCAGCATCACCGGCGAACCGGGGTCATTGGCGCTGGACGAAGCGGAAACCATCCTCGACTCAATCCCCTCCGGCCCGGTCCACAACGGCGGACGCATCGCCTTCGGCCCCGACGGCATGCTGTACGCCACCACGGGCGACGCCGGCAACCGGGACAGCGCCCAGGACCGGGAGTCACTCTCCGGGAAGATCCTGCGAATGAACCCGGACGGCAGCGTCCCTGAGGACAACCCGTTCCCGGGAACACTGGGCTACAGCTACGGGCACCGCAACCCGCAGGGCATCGCCTGGGACAACGACGGCGTCCTCTACGCGAGCGAGTTCGGGCAGAACACCTGGGATGAACTGAACGTCATCGAGGCCGGCGGAAACTACGGCTGGCCCGAGGTCGAGGGCATCGCCGGGGAAGAGGGTTTTATCGACCCGGTGCAGCAATGGACGCCCGGGGAAGCCAGTCCGAGCGGCATCGCCGTCGCGGACGGCACCCTGTACATTGCCAACCTGCGCGGCGAACGGCTGCGGCAGGTCCCGCTCGATAATCTCGGTGCCTCCGCCGAGCAGCTGGCCGGCGAGTACGGCCGGCTGCGCGACGTCGTCAACGCTCCGGACGGCAGCGTGTGGATCCTGACGAACAACACCGACGGCCGCGGCCGTCCCGGGCAGGATGACGACCGGGTTCTCCGATTGGACACGGATTAG
- a CDS encoding GNAT family N-acetyltransferase translates to MIEVHPATADRFDDVAAVLAPKNPDSQACWCLSYRLPTSEFRALAGPDQQDRLRRYAEEGTPPGVLAYVDGEAAGWCSVGPRASHHRLRSSRTIPAVDDVPVWSVVCLLIRPQFRRQGLAGHLLDGAVDYARSAGAPALEAYPVDAAGGRISSPLAYVGTTALFEAAGFERVVATASKSGGKTRWLMRRSLA, encoded by the coding sequence ATGATCGAGGTCCACCCTGCAACCGCGGACCGGTTCGACGACGTTGCCGCAGTCCTGGCCCCGAAGAACCCCGACAGCCAGGCCTGCTGGTGCCTCAGTTACCGCCTCCCGACGTCCGAGTTCCGTGCTCTCGCCGGTCCCGACCAGCAGGACCGGCTGCGGCGGTATGCGGAGGAGGGCACCCCGCCCGGCGTCCTCGCGTATGTGGACGGTGAGGCCGCGGGCTGGTGTTCGGTGGGTCCTCGCGCCAGCCACCACCGGCTGCGGTCCTCACGGACCATCCCCGCGGTCGACGATGTCCCGGTGTGGAGCGTGGTCTGTCTGCTTATCCGTCCGCAGTTCCGGCGGCAGGGACTGGCCGGGCATCTGCTCGACGGCGCCGTTGATTACGCCCGATCCGCCGGGGCGCCGGCGCTGGAGGCCTACCCGGTCGATGCCGCCGGCGGCCGGATCAGTTCCCCGCTCGCATACGTGGGCACTACTGCGCTGTTCGAGGCAGCCGGCTTCGAACGCGTGGTGGCGACGGCGTCGAAATCCGGAGGAAAGACCCGGTGGCTGATGCGGAGAAGCCTCGCCTAA
- a CDS encoding LPXTG cell wall anchor domain-containing protein, producing MSPDLAGTGATGTPLALLGAGGLLAAGAAGVYFTRRRGVQES from the coding sequence GTGAGCCCCGACTTGGCCGGCACCGGTGCGACCGGCACGCCGCTCGCCCTGCTCGGAGCCGGAGGCCTTCTTGCTGCCGGTGCTGCCGGCGTGTACTTCACGCGCCGCCGCGGAGTCCAGGAATCGTAG
- the erm gene encoding 23S ribosomal RNA methyltransferase Erm, whose protein sequence is MGARSQYGGREELGQNFLIHQPTIRLVLGLVRSSGGGSILELGAGDGALTRPLAALGRDLLAIELDSGCVRRLQRRLPGVRVLQADALTVPFDRPVIVGNIPFHLTTPILRRLLATGTWTQAVLLTQWEVARKRAGVGGGTLLTAQTSPWFEFDLRGRVPAAGFRPRPAVDGGVLRVRRRPVALLDPQDRAAYERFVRGIYNGPGAGLGEILGRYLGSARSARTALSAAGVPVQALPRDVAAAQWQRLWGAARNTRVQG, encoded by the coding sequence GTGGGAGCGAGAAGCCAGTATGGCGGCCGGGAGGAGCTCGGCCAGAATTTCCTGATCCACCAACCCACCATCCGTTTGGTCCTTGGCCTGGTCCGTTCCTCGGGCGGCGGAAGCATTCTGGAACTCGGCGCGGGCGACGGCGCCCTGACCCGTCCGCTTGCAGCCCTCGGCCGCGACCTGCTGGCCATTGAGTTGGATTCAGGCTGCGTACGGCGACTGCAACGGCGCTTGCCCGGAGTCCGGGTGCTGCAGGCTGATGCCTTGACCGTGCCCTTTGACCGTCCGGTGATTGTGGGCAACATTCCCTTCCACCTGACTACCCCGATCCTGCGCCGCCTGCTGGCAACGGGTACCTGGACCCAAGCGGTGCTGCTGACCCAGTGGGAGGTTGCCCGCAAGCGGGCGGGAGTAGGTGGCGGAACCCTGCTGACGGCCCAGACCTCTCCCTGGTTCGAATTCGACCTTCGCGGCCGGGTGCCGGCAGCCGGGTTCCGCCCCCGGCCCGCCGTCGACGGCGGCGTCCTGCGGGTCCGGCGTCGCCCGGTCGCGCTGCTGGACCCGCAGGACCGGGCAGCCTACGAGCGGTTTGTGCGCGGCATCTACAACGGGCCCGGAGCAGGGCTGGGGGAGATCCTTGGCCGGTATCTTGGGTCGGCACGGAGCGCACGGACCGCATTGTCCGCTGCGGGAGTCCCGGTGCAGGCGCTGCCCAGGGATGTAGCTGCCGCGCAGTGGCAGCGTTTGTGGGGGGCCGCCCGGAACACCCGTGTCCAAGGGTAG
- a CDS encoding choice-of-anchor A family protein: MITRRFATVGAVSVCLLSGGLILAGSITASAQIAGINPVTIDAANPANSGFLVVVEGDTTLNADESEGSIATGGNLAFNASYNVGVAGPLQTPTPPGDPAPVALWVGGGIVWPEAGYIVSVQQGTTKVANTATYTAYDTDSNGAAVNYRLVEPGQPYEATPHIAGTLQQTPASVAAVEGIIDLGTAFASYRTLTQEMGACSDTVVLRDAAGTPIQRPVTQGTTAYITLDEGVTNVLNISADEFADLAGITFTNLPSAQTPLLVNVTGPTFFGTTPNLAGISRAQAPYMLWNFPDATSVVATGGAAIQGTIYAPNASLEWGTTQNIEGNIIAASFTHGQLGPRISPREVHSEAFATTLNCEAEPTPTPTPTPTPTPTPTPTPTPTETPTETPTPTPTDTSTPAPTPPGPDAGPTFNPPAGAFGGTSRGELADTGADSAPLRWLAGVLLAAGTVILLLSRRHRA, translated from the coding sequence ATGATCACGAGACGATTCGCAACAGTCGGAGCCGTATCAGTCTGCCTGCTATCGGGCGGGCTGATACTGGCCGGGTCGATAACGGCGTCCGCACAGATAGCCGGAATCAATCCGGTGACCATCGATGCCGCGAATCCCGCCAATTCAGGGTTTCTCGTGGTGGTCGAGGGCGATACGACGCTCAACGCCGACGAGTCGGAGGGATCCATAGCAACCGGAGGAAACCTCGCCTTCAACGCGTCCTACAACGTGGGCGTCGCGGGGCCGCTGCAGACTCCCACTCCGCCCGGCGACCCGGCACCGGTGGCCCTTTGGGTGGGTGGGGGAATTGTCTGGCCGGAGGCTGGATACATAGTCAGTGTGCAGCAGGGAACAACTAAGGTGGCGAACACGGCGACCTATACGGCATACGACACCGATAGCAACGGCGCAGCCGTGAACTACCGGCTGGTTGAACCCGGGCAGCCCTACGAAGCGACGCCCCATATAGCAGGCACACTCCAGCAGACACCCGCTTCGGTAGCTGCCGTCGAGGGCATTATTGACCTCGGAACTGCCTTCGCTTCGTACCGCACCCTGACACAGGAGATGGGTGCCTGCTCGGACACCGTAGTGCTCCGGGATGCGGCGGGCACGCCGATCCAGCGGCCCGTCACGCAGGGCACCACGGCCTATATCACCCTCGATGAAGGCGTGACCAACGTTTTGAACATTAGTGCAGATGAGTTCGCTGACCTCGCCGGAATCACGTTCACGAACCTCCCCTCGGCGCAGACACCGTTACTGGTGAACGTCACAGGCCCGACATTCTTCGGAACCACGCCGAACCTTGCCGGTATCAGCCGGGCCCAGGCGCCGTACATGCTCTGGAACTTCCCCGATGCCACCAGCGTGGTGGCCACGGGAGGAGCTGCCATACAGGGAACCATCTACGCCCCCAACGCAAGCCTCGAGTGGGGGACAACGCAGAACATTGAAGGGAACATCATTGCCGCTTCCTTCACCCACGGCCAACTGGGCCCGCGGATAAGCCCACGGGAAGTCCATAGCGAAGCCTTCGCCACCACTTTGAACTGCGAAGCCGAGCCGACTCCAACCCCAACCCCGACCCCCACCCCGACCCCCACTCCAACCCCCACCCCAACCCCCACCGAAACCCCCACCGAAACCCCGACCCCCACCCCCACCGACACCTCTACGCCGGCTCCCACGCCTCCCGGTCCGGACGCAGGCCCGACGTTCAATCCTCCTGCCGGTGCATTCGGCGGAACCAGCCGCGGCGAGTTGGCCGACACCGGAGCCGACAGCGCGCCACTGCGCTGGCTCGCCGGCGTTCTCCTCGCGGCCGGAACGGTCATTCTGCTTCTATCCCGGCGGCACCGCGCCTAG
- a CDS encoding FHA domain-containing protein, protein MAGEQYSAERAGDRRAPSAEDTTSISLPPMSDATSVEPKLTPDERAAVAALPARSALLIAHSGPNAGARFLLDQDVTTAGRHPNADVFLDDVTVSRKHVEFRRTPEGFRVVDSMSLNGTYVNHDRVDSVLLRTGSEVQIGKFRLTFYAARPATAGN, encoded by the coding sequence ATGGCGGGCGAGCAGTACAGCGCCGAACGAGCGGGCGACCGACGGGCGCCCAGCGCGGAAGACACCACATCCATCAGTCTTCCCCCGATGTCCGATGCCACATCGGTTGAGCCCAAGCTGACTCCGGACGAGCGAGCCGCCGTCGCGGCCCTCCCTGCGCGCTCAGCCCTGCTAATTGCCCACAGCGGTCCGAACGCCGGTGCACGCTTCCTGCTGGACCAGGACGTCACTACTGCCGGACGGCACCCCAACGCGGATGTTTTCCTCGATGATGTAACTGTTTCGCGCAAGCATGTTGAGTTCCGCCGCACCCCCGAAGGGTTCCGCGTGGTGGATTCCATGAGCCTGAACGGCACGTACGTCAACCATGACCGGGTCGACAGTGTGCTGCTGCGTACCGGGAGCGAAGTGCAGATCGGTAAGTTCCGACTCACTTTTTACGCTGCCCGCCCCGCAACTGCCGGAAACTAG
- a CDS encoding MerR family transcriptional regulator translates to MSASQSVRRTTGPERLRGRVLNIGEVLGELSTDFPAISASKIRFLEEKGLVTPQRTAAGYRKYSTADVERLRFVLALQRDQYLPLKVIKDYLDAIDRGERPESLPGGMSLAPRVVSDQLAGELAARAHARTLTFEELVKESGASTELVHSLVSYGLITSGDENYDEHALKVAKACVQLEAHGIEPRHLRPFRAAADREIGLVERVVAPVASRRDVASKARAAETAREISDLCLSLHSALVHGQIARMEG, encoded by the coding sequence ATGTCAGCATCACAGTCCGTCAGGCGCACCACCGGACCGGAACGGCTGCGTGGCAGGGTGCTGAATATCGGCGAGGTCCTGGGCGAGCTAAGCACGGACTTCCCTGCCATCAGTGCGTCCAAGATCCGTTTCCTCGAGGAAAAAGGCCTGGTGACGCCGCAGCGCACGGCTGCCGGTTACCGCAAGTACAGTACGGCCGACGTCGAGCGTCTTCGGTTTGTGCTGGCATTGCAGCGCGACCAGTACCTGCCGCTGAAGGTCATCAAGGATTATCTGGACGCGATCGACCGGGGAGAGCGGCCCGAGTCGCTTCCCGGCGGTATGTCCCTGGCGCCGCGCGTGGTTTCGGACCAGTTGGCCGGAGAGCTTGCTGCCCGTGCCCATGCCCGCACCTTGACCTTCGAGGAACTGGTGAAGGAATCCGGCGCGAGCACGGAATTGGTGCACAGCCTGGTCAGCTACGGACTGATCACCAGCGGTGATGAAAACTATGACGAGCATGCCCTGAAAGTGGCCAAGGCCTGTGTCCAGCTCGAGGCGCACGGCATCGAACCGCGGCACCTGCGTCCCTTCCGGGCGGCAGCGGACCGCGAGATCGGACTGGTTGAGCGTGTGGTTGCCCCGGTAGCCTCCCGCCGGGACGTCGCCTCGAAGGCCCGCGCCGCTGAGACCGCCCGTGAGATCAGCGACCTGTGCCTGAGCCTGCACAGCGCTTTGGTGCATGGGCAAATAGCGCGGATGGAGGGCTGA
- a CDS encoding bifunctional nuclease family protein: MQEVEVVGVRIELPSNQPLVLLKEVNGERHLPIWIGAPEASAIAFVQQGIVPPRPMTHDLLVNLIHALKREVTLVRLISVEDTVFHAEILFEDGTAVNSRASDAIAVALRIPCPIYCADEVLNEAGVRIADADPEDEEEQDNAEQEMRQFREFLADVEPEDFER; the protein is encoded by the coding sequence ATGCAGGAAGTCGAAGTTGTCGGCGTGCGGATTGAACTCCCGTCCAATCAGCCGTTGGTCCTGCTTAAGGAAGTCAACGGTGAACGGCACCTTCCTATCTGGATCGGTGCTCCGGAAGCCAGCGCCATCGCCTTTGTGCAGCAGGGGATCGTGCCGCCGCGGCCGATGACGCATGACCTGCTGGTGAACCTGATCCACGCGTTGAAGCGCGAAGTGACACTCGTCCGGCTGATCTCCGTGGAAGACACCGTGTTCCACGCGGAGATCCTTTTCGAGGACGGCACAGCCGTGAATTCGCGGGCGTCCGACGCGATTGCCGTTGCCCTGCGGATCCCGTGCCCTATTTACTGCGCGGACGAAGTCCTCAATGAGGCCGGTGTCCGGATTGCCGACGCGGACCCCGAGGACGAAGAAGAGCAGGACAACGCGGAGCAGGAGATGCGCCAGTTCCGCGAATTCCTAGCCGACGTCGAGCCTGAAGACTTCGAACGCTGA
- a CDS encoding MerR family transcriptional regulator — translation MSPKGDAGEHAAAPGGIPSQSAQGLLFTEDLPLLDEDAGYRGPTACKAAGITYRQLDYWARTGLVEPAVRGASGSGTQRLYGFRDILVLKVVKRLLDTGVSLQQIRTAVEHLRERGVEDLAQITLMSDGASVYECTSADEVIDLVQGGQGVFGIAVGRVWREVEGSLAQLPSEHVNEQDFPGDELSQRRIARKIS, via the coding sequence GTGAGTCCGAAAGGCGATGCCGGCGAACACGCCGCAGCACCGGGGGGCATCCCTTCCCAGAGCGCCCAGGGCTTGCTGTTCACCGAGGACCTGCCTCTTCTCGACGAAGACGCAGGGTACCGTGGGCCTACCGCCTGCAAGGCTGCAGGGATAACTTACCGCCAGTTGGATTACTGGGCGCGCACCGGGCTCGTGGAACCTGCGGTACGAGGTGCCTCCGGTTCCGGCACGCAGCGCCTCTACGGTTTCCGCGACATCCTGGTCCTGAAAGTCGTCAAGCGGCTGCTGGACACCGGTGTATCGCTCCAGCAGATCCGAACTGCCGTGGAGCACCTGCGGGAACGTGGAGTCGAGGACCTGGCACAGATCACCCTGATGAGCGACGGTGCCAGCGTTTACGAGTGCACCTCCGCCGACGAGGTTATCGACCTGGTCCAGGGCGGCCAGGGTGTCTTCGGCATAGCCGTGGGCCGGGTCTGGCGTGAAGTCGAGGGCAGCCTCGCACAGCTGCCCAGCGAGCACGTCAACGAGCAGGACTTTCCCGGCGACGAACTGAGCCAGCGCCGCATCGCCCGCAAAATCAGTTAG
- a CDS encoding ParA family protein — MQVVSISSLKGGVGKTSVTLGLASAALAAGIPTLVVDLDPHADATTGLGVSAGNQLGIGEMLRTARRAQLSDHVIPSGWVANAQRLAKNSEGRKPVLDVAMGSAYSGIYDRPDLGKRDLRRLTTLLSRVSGYGLVLIDCPPSLNGLTRMAWTASNRVLLVAEPGLFSVAGTERTMRALELFREEFAPNLAPAGIIANRVRPSSNEHVFRLAEMKQMFGDLLLTPTIAEQANWQQIQGAAHSVHHWPGESAKQAAGTFDALMKNLMDSGSVRNRVMRRPVA; from the coding sequence GTGCAAGTAGTGAGCATCAGCAGCCTGAAGGGCGGCGTCGGCAAGACCTCCGTCACCCTCGGCCTGGCATCCGCAGCGCTGGCCGCCGGCATTCCTACGCTCGTCGTGGACCTGGACCCGCACGCCGATGCCACCACCGGTTTGGGTGTTAGCGCAGGCAACCAGCTGGGAATCGGAGAGATGCTCCGGACAGCCCGTCGGGCTCAGCTTTCGGACCACGTGATCCCCAGCGGCTGGGTAGCGAACGCCCAGCGCCTTGCGAAGAATTCAGAAGGCCGGAAGCCCGTCCTGGATGTTGCCATGGGCTCGGCCTACTCGGGTATTTACGACCGTCCGGACCTGGGCAAGCGCGATCTTCGACGCCTGACCACCCTGCTGTCCCGCGTGTCCGGATACGGCTTGGTCCTGATCGACTGCCCGCCGTCGCTGAACGGCCTCACCCGCATGGCCTGGACCGCCAGCAACCGGGTGCTGCTGGTTGCGGAGCCTGGACTGTTTTCGGTGGCCGGCACCGAGCGGACCATGCGTGCGCTCGAACTGTTCCGGGAGGAATTCGCTCCCAATCTGGCCCCCGCCGGCATCATCGCCAACCGGGTGCGGCCCAGCTCCAACGAGCACGTTTTCCGGCTGGCCGAAATGAAGCAGATGTTCGGCGACCTGCTGCTGACTCCCACCATTGCGGAACAGGCGAACTGGCAGCAGATCCAGGGTGCCGCCCATTCGGTGCATCACTGGCCGGGCGAATCAGCCAAACAGGCCGCCGGAACCTTCGACGCCTTGATGAAGAACCTGATGGATTCCGGCAGTGTGCGCAACCGCGTGATGCGCCGCCCGGTGGCCTAG
- a CDS encoding pyruvate carboxylase, with product MFSKILVANRGEIAIRAFRAAYELGAKTVAVFPHEDRNSIHRQKADEAYLIGEEGHPVRAYLDVDEIIRVAKESGCDAIYPGYGFLSENAHLARAAADAGITFVGPAADILELAGHKVHALNAARKAGIPVLRSTEPSDDVEKLLSEAEDIGFPIFVKAVAGGGGRGMRRVDTADKLPEALQAAMREAETAFGDATVFLEQAVLRPRHIEVQILADADGNIVHLFERDCSLQRRHQKVVEIAPAPNLDENIRQALYRDAVKFAKALNYVNAGTVEFLVDTVGERAGQHVFIEMNPRVQVEHTVTEEITDVDIVQSQLRIAAGESLADLGLQQDELQIRGAALQCRITTEDPANGFRPDVGRITAYRSAGGAGVRLDGGTVYAGAEISPHFDSMLVKLTCRGRTYPIAVNRARRALAEFRIRGVATNISFLQAVLDDPDFVAGDVATSFIEERPELLNARGSADRGTKLLNWLADVTVNKPYGDPVAHIDPSEKLPADLPEAAPGSRQRLLELGPEGFAADLRQRTELAVTDTTFRDAHQSLLATRVRTRDLTAAAPAVAALTPELLSVEAWGGATYDVALRFLGEDPWERLAALRHQLPNICIQMLLRGRNTVGYTPYPTEVTEAFVEEAAATGVDIFRIFDALNDVSQMEPAIRAVRKTGTAVAEVALCYTGDMLNPKEDLYTLDYYLDLAQKMVDAGAHILAIKDMAGLLRPAAAAKLVAALRERFDLPVHLHTHDTAGGQLATLLAAAEVGVDAVDVASAPLAGTTSQPSMSSLVAALTNTERDTGISLDAVGALEPYWEAVRRVYAPFESGLAGPTGRVYRHEIPGGQLSNLRQQAIALGLGERFEAIEDMYTAADRILGRLVKVTPSSKVVGDLALQLVGSNVSPEDFEENPQNYDIPDSVIGFLSGELGDPPGGWPEPFRTKALQGRKVKARDVELTEVDKAGLHSDSATRQETLNRLLFAGPAKEFATVRETYGDVSVLETRDYLYGLRRGEEHVIELEKGVRLIAALDAVSEPDEKGMRTVMTTLNGQMRPVSVRDRSIESTTKSAERADPAEAGHVAAPFAGAVTVTAKEGAEVAAGETVATIEAMKMEASITAPVAGTVERVAISRVEQVQGGDLLLVIAPK from the coding sequence ATGTTCTCGAAGATTTTGGTAGCGAACCGGGGCGAGATCGCCATTCGCGCCTTCCGCGCCGCCTATGAGCTCGGCGCCAAGACCGTGGCCGTGTTTCCCCATGAGGACCGGAATTCCATTCACCGCCAGAAGGCCGACGAGGCCTACCTGATCGGGGAAGAGGGACACCCGGTCCGGGCGTATCTGGACGTTGACGAGATTATCCGGGTAGCCAAGGAGTCCGGTTGTGACGCCATCTACCCCGGTTACGGATTCCTTTCCGAAAATGCGCACCTGGCGCGGGCTGCCGCCGACGCCGGCATCACCTTCGTAGGTCCCGCAGCGGACATCCTGGAACTGGCCGGCCACAAGGTCCATGCCCTGAACGCGGCTCGGAAGGCAGGCATCCCGGTTCTGCGCTCCACCGAGCCGAGCGACGACGTCGAGAAGCTGCTCAGCGAGGCGGAGGACATCGGGTTCCCCATCTTCGTCAAGGCAGTGGCCGGCGGCGGCGGCCGCGGCATGCGCCGGGTGGACACCGCGGACAAGCTGCCCGAAGCCCTGCAGGCGGCCATGCGGGAGGCTGAAACAGCCTTCGGCGACGCCACCGTATTCCTGGAGCAGGCTGTCCTGCGTCCCCGGCACATCGAAGTGCAGATCCTGGCCGATGCGGACGGCAACATCGTGCACCTGTTCGAACGGGACTGCTCGCTGCAGCGCCGCCACCAGAAGGTGGTGGAGATAGCGCCGGCGCCCAACCTGGATGAGAACATCCGCCAGGCCTTGTACCGGGACGCGGTGAAGTTCGCCAAGGCCCTGAACTACGTCAACGCGGGAACCGTGGAGTTCCTCGTGGACACCGTCGGTGAACGCGCCGGCCAGCACGTCTTTATTGAAATGAACCCCCGGGTCCAGGTGGAACACACCGTTACGGAGGAAATCACCGACGTCGACATCGTCCAGTCCCAGCTGCGGATCGCCGCCGGTGAGTCGCTGGCCGATCTGGGCCTGCAGCAGGATGAACTGCAGATCCGCGGCGCCGCCCTCCAGTGCCGGATTACCACCGAGGACCCGGCAAACGGGTTCCGGCCCGACGTCGGCCGGATCACCGCGTACCGTTCCGCCGGCGGCGCCGGGGTCCGGCTCGACGGCGGCACCGTCTACGCGGGCGCTGAAATCAGCCCGCACTTCGATTCGATGCTGGTGAAGCTGACCTGCCGGGGACGGACCTATCCCATAGCGGTCAACCGGGCCCGCCGGGCGCTGGCCGAGTTCAGGATCCGCGGCGTCGCCACCAACATTTCCTTCCTGCAGGCGGTCCTGGACGACCCGGACTTCGTCGCCGGCGACGTAGCCACGTCGTTTATCGAGGAACGCCCCGAACTGCTTAACGCCCGCGGCTCGGCGGATCGGGGTACGAAGCTGCTCAACTGGCTCGCCGACGTCACCGTCAATAAGCCCTACGGCGATCCCGTGGCACACATCGACCCGTCGGAGAAGCTGCCCGCCGATCTGCCGGAGGCCGCGCCGGGCTCCCGGCAGCGGCTGCTGGAACTCGGCCCCGAGGGTTTCGCGGCGGACCTGCGGCAGCGGACCGAGCTGGCCGTCACCGACACCACTTTCCGCGACGCCCACCAGTCGCTGCTGGCCACCCGCGTGCGGACCAGGGACCTGACCGCTGCGGCACCGGCGGTAGCGGCCCTGACCCCGGAACTGCTGTCCGTGGAGGCCTGGGGCGGTGCCACGTACGACGTCGCCCTGCGCTTCCTGGGCGAGGACCCGTGGGAGCGGCTCGCCGCTCTGAGGCACCAGCTGCCCAACATCTGCATCCAGATGCTGCTGCGCGGACGGAACACGGTGGGCTACACGCCGTATCCGACCGAAGTCACCGAAGCCTTCGTGGAGGAAGCGGCGGCAACCGGCGTCGACATTTTCCGCATCTTCGACGCGCTGAATGATGTGTCCCAGATGGAGCCTGCCATCCGGGCCGTCCGCAAGACGGGCACCGCCGTCGCCGAAGTAGCCCTCTGCTACACCGGCGACATGCTGAACCCCAAGGAGGACCTCTACACGCTGGACTACTACCTGGACCTGGCGCAGAAAATGGTGGACGCAGGCGCCCACATCCTGGCCATCAAGGACATGGCAGGCCTGCTGCGGCCGGCTGCAGCCGCCAAGCTGGTCGCCGCGCTGCGGGAGCGTTTCGACCTGCCCGTCCACCTGCACACGCATGACACCGCCGGAGGCCAGCTGGCGACCCTGCTGGCCGCTGCCGAGGTGGGGGTGGACGCGGTGGACGTTGCCAGCGCGCCGCTGGCGGGCACCACCAGCCAGCCGTCCATGTCCTCGTTGGTCGCCGCGCTGACCAACACCGAACGGGACACCGGCATCAGCCTGGACGCGGTGGGCGCGCTCGAACCGTATTGGGAGGCCGTGCGGCGTGTCTACGCGCCGTTCGAATCCGGGTTGGCGGGTCCCACGGGTCGCGTGTACCGGCACGAGATTCCGGGCGGCCAGCTTTCCAACCTGCGCCAGCAGGCGATTGCCCTGGGGCTGGGGGAGCGGTTCGAAGCCATCGAGGACATGTACACCGCCGCCGACCGGATCCTGGGCCGCCTGGTGAAGGTCACGCCGTCGTCGAAGGTGGTGGGTGACCTGGCCCTCCAGCTGGTCGGCTCCAACGTCTCCCCGGAGGACTTCGAGGAGAACCCGCAGAACTACGACATTCCGGATTCCGTGATTGGCTTCCTCAGCGGTGAACTCGGCGATCCGCCCGGAGGATGGCCGGAGCCCTTCCGGACCAAGGCGCTGCAGGGCCGTAAGGTCAAGGCCCGCGACGTCGAACTGACCGAGGTGGACAAGGCGGGGCTGCACTCCGATTCCGCCACCCGGCAGGAAACCCTGAACCGGCTGCTCTTTGCCGGCCCGGCAAAGGAATTTGCGACCGTCCGTGAAACCTACGGAGACGTTTCCGTACTGGAGACCCGGGACTACCTGTACGGGCTGCGGCGCGGGGAAGAGCACGTCATCGAACTGGAAAAGGGCGTGCGGCTGATCGCCGCGCTGGATGCGGTGTCCGAGCCGGATGAAAAGGGCATGCGTACGGTCATGACCACCCTGAACGGGCAGATGCGGCCGGTCTCGGTCCGGGACCGCAGCATCGAAAGCACCACGAAATCGGCGGAACGGGCAGATCCGGCCGAAGCCGGCCACGTAGCGGCACCGTTTGCCGGTGCAGTCACGGTCACGGCAAAGGAGGGTGCAGAGGTCGCCGCAGGGGAAACCGTCGCCACCATCGAAGCAATGAAGATGGAGGCCTCCATCACGGCCCCGGTTGCCGGAACCGTGGAACGGGTCGCGATCTCCCGGGTGGAGCAGGTCCAGGGCGGGGACCTGCTGCTGGTCATCGCCCCGAAATAA